The sequence below is a genomic window from Lolium perenne isolate Kyuss_39 chromosome 7, Kyuss_2.0, whole genome shotgun sequence.
ACAAGGGCGACTATGACCTTGTATGGGTTTCTGAACTGATTGATCAGACATCATTCTCATGAAAACGTCAAGTAATTTAGCAATATTTTTGTGCTGATGATATTCCAGTGATCATGAGTATCCCTGCTGAGACCGAATTCAGAAGATTTTGTTGCTTGACATTATGACAACAAAGGCATTTTTTCAATTAAATCAGCCTACAAGGTGCATGTGGAGTTGGAGAAACGTATGAAGGTGAGACAGTGCGGGCAAGGTTCTGATTGCGAACGACTGAAAACTGAAGTTTTCAAACAAATCTGGAAGATACAGTGTCCACCCAAAGTCCATCATTTTATCTGGAGACTTGCGCATAATAGCCATCCGTTGTACATGAACATTGCTCGTCGAGGAGTGGAACTAGGTATGAAATGTGCAGTCTGTCACAAACTGTTCGAGGATGGAGGTCATTTGTTTTTGAAGTGCAAATATGTGAAGCAACGCTGGCGTGCACTGCTGCTGGAGGATGTCCGACTAAAATtactcccttgtcgatctgcactTGAAATGCTACAGGAAATACTCGAGTTGTCAGCGATAGAAAAGTTGTTGCCGATCGCTTTCTTATGGAGCTGGTGGGCTGAGAGGAACAAAAGAAATCATGGTGAAAATCGCCTGTCTGTGGTTTAGTTTCAGTTCAATGTCAGGCAACACGTTGATGAATGGGAACAGCTCCTGACAAAGAAAAAGCAAGAAGTGTCATCGGCTGCTAGCAGATGGACGCCACCCATGACTAGTTTTGTGAAGATCAACACAGATGCATCTTTTCAAGAGCAGGCCCGTAGTGGAGGATGGGGTGCTATCTGTAGAGATGAAATGTCTGATATCCGCTTTGCTGTGGTTGGTCCTCTCACTATGCTAATGGATGCTTTTCATGCTGAAGCTCTGGCCCTGTCTAATGCCATCGATGTTGCTGAACAACTAGGAGTTGAAAGGGTGATGTTTGAAACAGACTACATAAACCTGAGAAATGCTTTGACGTCGTCTGAATACGACCTAGGTCCAGTTGGTATCCTCCCAAGTGATATGAAATATCGCTTGAGACTGAATTTCATAGATGCTCGAGTGACCTATGCTCCAAGGGACTGTAATAAGCCCGCTCACAAGTTAGCGGCTATGGGTGTTGGTTTAGCTCTATGTGGACAATGAGCTATCCATCTTCTGTAAAACGTTTGGTGACCGGCGATTTTTCCGTGTACTGTATTAGTTGAATATGAGTGTTCCATGTCAAAAAAATAATAAACATATTAAAAAGTACAACATTACATTCGCCAAAATTGTTAAAGAGGTCCAAGTGTTACTTTCTCTTTTACAGCATCGGAGCCTCAGCCACGGGCGACACATCCCCTACCGACAT
It includes:
- the LOC139833764 gene encoding uncharacterized protein, encoding MTSFVKINTDASFQEQARSGGWGAICRDEMSDIRFAVVGPLTMLMDAFHAEALALSNAIDVAEQLGVERVMFETDYINLRNALTSSEYDLGPVGILPSDMKYRLRLNFIDARVTYAPRDCNKPAHKLAAMGVGLALCGQ